The proteins below are encoded in one region of Parvicella tangerina:
- the crcB gene encoding fluoride efflux transporter CrcB, translated as MLALWVFLGGGLGSLARYGVSVGLENYKPNNFPIATLVANVLSCLVIGIVAYAFSSKFQSDEMKALILIGFCGGFSTFSTFSNETLQLMKNGQFAIAIANILISLVLCIAVLYAFSLSKK; from the coding sequence ATGCTGGCACTTTGGGTATTTCTTGGTGGTGGACTTGGAAGTCTGGCAAGGTATGGAGTCTCTGTGGGGTTAGAGAATTATAAACCCAATAATTTTCCAATTGCCACTCTTGTAGCGAACGTCTTAAGCTGCCTCGTAATTGGAATTGTGGCATACGCGTTTTCGAGCAAATTTCAATCCGATGAAATGAAAGCATTGATTCTAATTGGATTCTGCGGTGGTTTTAGTACGTTTAGTACATTTTCAAACGAGACTTTACAATTGATGAAGAATGGGCAGTTTGCAATCGCCATCGCTAACATTCTTATCAGCCTAGTTTTATGTATCGCAGTGCTATACGCATTTAGTTTGTCTAAAAAGTAG
- a CDS encoding phosphatase PAP2 family protein, translated as MIDWLENIDQKLLFFINGLHSPFLDDVMWVISEKYFGIPVYALLVFLAYRSFGLKGMFIFLVLGGLSVGLSDLTAKYFFKEVFLRYRPSQNLELTDQLHYVNNYKGGTYGFISNHSSNMFAITVFALLSLWKPINSNWLLMLILFPVIVALSRVYLGVHYPSDVFVGAIWGTFIGWIFYRIFEGFLKMQKE; from the coding sequence ATGATTGATTGGCTGGAAAATATTGACCAGAAACTTCTTTTTTTCATCAACGGTCTTCACTCTCCGTTTCTTGACGATGTGATGTGGGTGATCAGCGAAAAATACTTTGGGATTCCTGTTTATGCGTTATTAGTTTTTTTAGCCTATCGTTCATTTGGATTAAAAGGTATGTTCATTTTTTTAGTACTTGGAGGACTCTCTGTTGGGCTCTCTGATCTTACAGCGAAATACTTTTTCAAGGAGGTTTTCTTGAGATATCGTCCAAGCCAAAATCTTGAACTAACTGATCAATTACATTATGTAAACAACTATAAGGGTGGTACTTACGGATTTATCAGCAACCATTCCTCGAACATGTTCGCTATAACAGTCTTCGCCCTTCTTAGCCTATGGAAACCTATTAATAGCAACTGGTTATTGATGCTCATTCTATTTCCAGTAATTGTAGCATTGAGTCGGGTTTACTTGGGGGTCCACTACCCTTCTGATGTCTTTGTTGGGGCAATTTGGGGAACATTTATTGGCTGGATATTTTATCGTATTTTTGAAGGATTCTTAAAAATGCAAAAAGAATAA
- the obgE gene encoding GTPase ObgE — MSNSNFVDYVKICCRTGKGGAGSAYLHRDKLTMTGGPQGGDGGRGGHIILKGNRNIWTLLHLKYRKHVIAKPGEPGGKSRSTGKTGEDIILDVPLGTVAKHAETGEVLFEITEHDEEVVLLEGGRGGLGNWHFKSSTAQTPRFAQPGEEGKEEWMILELKVLADVGLVGYPNAGKSTLLSVVSAAKPEIANYPFTTLVPNLGIVDYHDYKSFIMADIPGIIEGAHEGKGIGHRFLRHIERNAALLFMIPVDSDDIREEYDVLLNELKQFNPELLDKRRHLAITKIDMLDDDLIKELDDELKEKLPSDLTYTYISSVSGKGIPALKDALWEIIND, encoded by the coding sequence ATGTCCAATTCCAACTTTGTCGATTATGTGAAAATATGCTGTCGTACCGGGAAAGGTGGGGCTGGCTCAGCATACCTTCACCGCGATAAGCTGACCATGACGGGTGGTCCTCAAGGCGGTGATGGTGGACGCGGTGGACACATTATCTTAAAAGGTAATCGAAACATTTGGACACTACTTCATTTGAAGTATCGAAAGCACGTGATTGCTAAACCGGGAGAACCTGGTGGAAAATCTAGAAGCACTGGGAAAACTGGAGAAGACATTATCTTAGATGTCCCATTAGGCACCGTAGCAAAACATGCAGAAACTGGAGAAGTACTCTTTGAAATCACGGAACATGATGAAGAAGTTGTTTTATTGGAAGGTGGAAGAGGTGGACTCGGAAACTGGCATTTCAAGAGCTCAACGGCTCAGACTCCGCGATTTGCTCAACCTGGAGAAGAAGGCAAAGAAGAATGGATGATTCTCGAGCTGAAAGTTCTAGCTGATGTTGGTTTGGTTGGCTATCCTAACGCAGGAAAATCAACTTTGCTGTCAGTCGTTAGTGCTGCCAAACCAGAAATCGCAAATTATCCTTTTACTACTTTAGTGCCTAACCTTGGAATAGTCGACTATCATGATTACAAGTCGTTTATCATGGCTGACATTCCAGGGATCATTGAAGGCGCGCATGAAGGAAAAGGAATAGGCCATAGATTCTTACGACACATCGAGCGGAATGCCGCTTTACTTTTTATGATTCCAGTGGATAGTGATGATATTCGTGAAGAGTACGATGTCTTGCTCAATGAACTAAAGCAATTTAATCCTGAGTTACTTGACAAAAGAAGACATCTGGCGATTACAAAAATTGATATGCTTGATGATGACCTGATCAAGGAGCTAGATGATGAACTCAAAGAAAAGCTTCCTTCAGATTTAACATATACCTACATCAGTTCAGTTTCTGGGAAAGGAATACCAGCATTGAAAGATGCTCTTTGGGAAATTATCAATGATTGA
- a CDS encoding adenylate kinase produces MLNIVLFGPPGAGKGTQAERLKEKYSLVHLSTGDIFRANIKGETELGKLAKSYIDKGALVPDEVTIGLLKSEVEKHPEAKGFIFDGFPRTTAQAEALDTYLDANNSPITLMLALDVPEEELKNRLMERAKTSGRTDDADPAIIANRIATYKKETAPVADFYDAQDKLKTIDGVGSIDAITERLYEAIG; encoded by the coding sequence ATGTTAAACATTGTTTTATTTGGCCCTCCAGGAGCAGGAAAAGGAACTCAAGCAGAAAGATTAAAAGAGAAATATAGTCTGGTACACCTTAGTACTGGGGATATATTTAGAGCTAACATCAAAGGAGAGACTGAACTGGGTAAACTTGCGAAAAGCTATATTGACAAAGGAGCTTTAGTTCCTGATGAGGTTACCATTGGGTTGTTAAAATCAGAAGTTGAAAAACATCCCGAAGCAAAAGGGTTTATTTTTGATGGATTTCCTAGAACTACTGCACAAGCTGAAGCACTAGACACCTATCTTGATGCTAATAACTCTCCGATTACGCTCATGCTGGCATTAGATGTACCAGAGGAAGAGTTGAAAAACAGGCTAATGGAAAGAGCCAAAACGTCTGGAAGAACAGATGATGCCGATCCTGCTATCATTGCGAATAGAATTGCTACGTACAAGAAAGAAACAGCACCAGTAGCTGATTTCTATGATGCACAAGACAAACTTAAAACAATTGACGGTGTTGGATCTATCGATGCGATTACTGAAAGATTGTACGAAGCTATTGGGTAA
- the hpt gene encoding hypoxanthine phosphoribosyltransferase: MEQIIQLHDKQFKPFIDSSKIQDAILALAQKINTTYEGKNPVFIGVLNGSFLFTADLVRHFNGDCEVSFMKMASYEGTSTTGIVNELIGLNLDIKDREVIILEDIVDTGNTLEKLFHELKKKQPKSLAIATLLFKPKAYQKDIPVDYVAMEVGNEFLVGYGLDYDGLGRNLKDIYIIC, encoded by the coding sequence ATGGAGCAAATCATACAGCTGCACGACAAGCAATTTAAGCCATTTATTGATTCATCAAAGATTCAAGACGCCATCCTTGCGCTTGCTCAAAAGATCAACACTACATACGAAGGTAAGAACCCTGTTTTTATTGGTGTTTTGAATGGCTCTTTCTTGTTTACCGCTGATCTAGTTCGTCATTTTAACGGAGATTGCGAAGTGAGCTTCATGAAAATGGCTTCTTACGAAGGGACTAGTACAACTGGAATTGTTAATGAACTCATTGGATTGAATTTAGACATTAAAGATCGTGAAGTGATCATTCTGGAGGATATTGTTGATACAGGGAATACGCTTGAGAAACTATTTCACGAACTGAAAAAAAAGCAACCTAAATCGTTAGCCATCGCCACCCTACTTTTTAAGCCAAAAGCTTACCAAAAGGACATTCCCGTTGATTATGTCGCCATGGAAGTTGGCAACGAATTTCTCGTTGGGTATGGACTGGATTACGATGGTTTAGGTAGGAACCTCAAAGACATTTATATTATTTGTTAA
- a CDS encoding caspase family protein: MKKLTLSIILLLLFFSPYYLFSQSPSVVLPVGHNGRIAAVDISPDGKYAVTGGEDQVVILWNLESGKIIKRFTGIPYSILSIDIDPTFKYIAVGTKSKLIWEGSGETAKSTLLFNIETGRKEYAFDGFPYECKAVKFSPDGKKLAAGSTEWLFEFDVESKELIKKFVAGKDNLLATEYVDCIEYTKGGKQIITNYTKGAAIWNATSYKREEKLKWHEYSVFNMELSNDNGFLVTIGTDRKAAIWDLRSKEVIGHIQGLNSSIINSASFSTDNKYLAVTIMGTENSSIEVYDLSNFSNVLKLNGKKGEFSAVSFIDNNQSLVSIGAIEFRKSTIQKFTFPQGKKVNSFGTDLKGEEWMTAKTFSNENAFVAGSSNGLLVKWNLETATPEFIHQNSQSMLSQVVIDSSHNTILAGFNDGMIFRYDSETGFELGVFGNNISRPVYRGVSGDERFAVTAGAGVSEFNPKGIASMAISPYDNTLITGTYTGEIKKTSLDDPSTVDYVQSGNTQEEQVYYSAYMKSYKGKTIRSLDVRPRSKDYGFSGYKQSGLADSKRTVDINHNNMFQQVNDVSGLVRFSPNENTALLTNNRAIYIYDLASQKLNKPFKGAEDCILDLQFSKDGSFFTVVGRSQELILYNASTMQKIYNTEAHGANITSVNFVANENYLVTSSRDYTCKVWDANSGKELASFYTFDDGEWLVSTKDGYYFASKGAAKKLQYSIGLDVYPFEQFDLKYNRPDIVLSRIGLADQKLIKAYHNAYKKRLSKLGFTEEMLKEDFQLPQLNIENFEHLPIEIDSPKMELNLEMKDNLFPLDRVNVWVNDVAVYGTNGISVKAQNKKEMTKQVEIPLARGKNKVQVSVLNQAGVESYKQTFDLTCLAGKSKPDLFLITIGDSEYKQSKYNLTYAAKDANDIAELFEESEFYTNVHTKTLTNKKVTHDNVLALKGFFENADINDHVIIFLAGHGVLSADLDYYLATYYMDFEHPEEYGVAYDELESLLDGIKPLHKTLILDACHSGEIDKEEMELAVAENTEESDVQFRAVNNTVKSKLGSHNTLELTKSLFTDLRKGTGATVISSAGGMEFAMESDDWQNGLFTFALLNGIKTGDADLNDDKEIWLSELQEYVGNEVIRMSYGLQQPTSRIENQTVDFRIW, translated from the coding sequence ATGAAGAAGCTAACTCTCAGCATAATTTTACTATTACTTTTTTTTTCACCTTATTATTTGTTTAGTCAATCGCCTTCTGTGGTCCTTCCTGTGGGACACAATGGAAGAATTGCAGCCGTAGATATTAGTCCTGATGGCAAATATGCCGTTACTGGAGGGGAAGACCAAGTTGTCATTCTTTGGAACCTTGAATCTGGCAAGATTATAAAGCGATTCACTGGTATACCCTATTCAATTTTAAGTATTGATATTGATCCGACTTTCAAGTATATCGCTGTGGGGACAAAATCTAAATTAATTTGGGAAGGATCTGGAGAAACTGCTAAAAGCACCTTGTTATTTAATATAGAAACAGGAAGAAAGGAGTATGCATTCGATGGCTTTCCTTACGAGTGTAAAGCTGTTAAATTTAGTCCTGACGGTAAAAAGCTTGCAGCAGGTTCAACGGAGTGGTTATTTGAATTTGATGTAGAATCAAAAGAACTTATTAAGAAATTTGTTGCTGGTAAAGACAATCTGCTCGCCACTGAGTATGTTGACTGCATAGAATACACGAAAGGTGGTAAACAAATTATCACCAACTACACCAAAGGTGCTGCAATATGGAATGCAACCTCTTACAAAAGAGAAGAAAAGCTTAAATGGCATGAGTATAGCGTATTCAACATGGAGTTATCAAATGACAACGGTTTCCTTGTTACAATCGGTACAGACAGAAAAGCGGCCATTTGGGATCTTCGTTCTAAAGAAGTCATTGGCCACATCCAAGGCCTGAATTCATCGATCATTAATAGCGCTTCTTTTAGTACTGACAACAAATACCTCGCAGTTACTATCATGGGTACTGAAAATAGCTCAATTGAAGTTTATGATCTATCAAATTTCAGTAATGTACTAAAACTTAATGGAAAGAAGGGAGAGTTTTCTGCGGTCAGTTTTATCGATAACAACCAGAGCCTTGTGAGTATCGGTGCAATCGAGTTTAGGAAAAGTACTATTCAAAAATTCACTTTCCCTCAAGGAAAGAAGGTTAATAGCTTCGGAACAGACTTAAAAGGTGAAGAGTGGATGACTGCAAAAACATTTTCAAATGAAAACGCTTTCGTAGCTGGAAGTTCAAATGGATTACTTGTGAAATGGAACCTCGAAACTGCTACTCCTGAATTTATTCATCAAAATAGCCAATCAATGCTGAGTCAAGTAGTTATTGATTCTTCTCATAATACTATCCTTGCTGGCTTTAATGACGGCATGATCTTCAGGTATGACTCAGAAACTGGATTCGAACTCGGTGTTTTCGGAAATAACATTAGTAGACCTGTATACCGAGGAGTTTCTGGGGATGAACGCTTCGCTGTAACTGCCGGAGCAGGTGTCTCAGAATTCAATCCAAAAGGTATCGCATCAATGGCTATTTCGCCTTATGACAACACTTTAATTACTGGCACATATACTGGTGAGATAAAAAAAACAAGTCTTGATGATCCTTCAACCGTTGATTACGTCCAATCTGGTAACACACAGGAGGAACAGGTTTATTATTCGGCTTACATGAAATCTTACAAGGGTAAAACGATACGTTCGCTTGATGTTAGACCTAGATCCAAAGATTATGGTTTCTCTGGATATAAACAATCAGGCTTGGCAGACTCAAAGCGAACTGTTGACATCAACCATAACAACATGTTTCAACAAGTTAATGATGTAAGTGGACTTGTAAGGTTTTCTCCAAACGAAAATACTGCACTATTAACTAACAACAGAGCAATTTACATATACGATCTAGCATCACAAAAGTTAAATAAACCATTCAAAGGCGCTGAGGATTGTATCCTCGATTTACAATTCTCAAAAGATGGCAGCTTTTTTACGGTAGTCGGCAGGAGTCAGGAATTAATACTCTACAACGCTTCAACCATGCAAAAAATTTACAACACTGAAGCGCATGGAGCAAATATTACATCAGTAAACTTTGTGGCAAATGAAAATTATCTGGTAACCTCTTCCAGAGACTATACTTGCAAGGTCTGGGATGCAAATTCTGGTAAAGAATTAGCTTCATTTTACACCTTTGATGATGGTGAATGGTTAGTTTCTACTAAAGACGGTTATTACTTTGCATCAAAAGGAGCAGCAAAAAAGTTACAATACTCCATTGGCCTAGACGTATATCCTTTCGAGCAATTTGACTTAAAATATAACAGACCTGACATTGTTTTAAGTAGAATAGGGCTTGCTGACCAAAAGTTAATAAAAGCGTACCATAATGCTTATAAAAAGCGATTAAGCAAACTGGGGTTCACGGAAGAGATGCTAAAAGAGGACTTTCAATTACCTCAATTAAACATAGAGAACTTTGAACATTTACCTATCGAAATCGATAGCCCAAAAATGGAATTAAACCTTGAAATGAAAGACAACTTATTTCCTCTTGATCGAGTTAATGTTTGGGTGAATGATGTTGCTGTTTACGGCACCAATGGCATTAGCGTAAAAGCTCAGAACAAAAAAGAAATGACTAAACAGGTTGAAATACCACTTGCACGAGGAAAGAACAAAGTTCAAGTTTCTGTCTTAAATCAGGCAGGGGTGGAAAGCTACAAGCAAACGTTTGATTTAACCTGTCTTGCAGGAAAGTCAAAGCCTGACTTATTTTTAATTACTATCGGAGATAGCGAATACAAGCAGTCTAAATACAATTTGACCTATGCTGCCAAAGATGCAAATGATATCGCTGAACTTTTTGAGGAAAGTGAGTTCTACACTAATGTTCACACCAAAACACTTACGAACAAAAAGGTTACTCATGATAATGTATTAGCACTGAAAGGATTTTTTGAAAATGCAGACATTAATGATCATGTAATCATCTTTTTGGCAGGACACGGAGTTTTGAGTGCAGATCTTGATTACTACCTTGCAACTTACTACATGGATTTTGAACATCCGGAGGAATATGGTGTTGCGTATGACGAGTTAGAAAGTCTGCTAGATGGTATTAAACCACTTCATAAAACACTCATTTTGGATGCATGCCATTCTGGAGAAATCGACAAAGAAGAAATGGAACTAGCCGTTGCAGAAAACACAGAAGAAAGTGATGTGCAATTCAGGGCAGTAAATAACACAGTAAAATCAAAATTAGGATCTCACAATACATTAGAACTGACCAAGTCTTTATTTACAGATCTCAGAAAAGGTACTGGTGCAACCGTGATCAGTTCTGCAGGTGGAATGGAGTTTGCGATGGAAAGTGATGATTGGCAAAACGGACTATTTACTTTTGCTCTGCTTAACGGGATTAAAACTGGTGATGCCGACCTCAATGATGACAAAGAGATCTGGTTGTCAGAACTGCAGGAATATGTGGGAAATGAAGTTATTAGAATGAGCTACGGACTCCAACAACCTACTTCGAGAATTGAAAATCAAACAGTAGATTTTAGGATTTGGTAG
- a CDS encoding class I SAM-dependent rRNA methyltransferase codes for MSNRSQIILKRKKDHSLLRKHPWVFSGAIHSPTDHLEEGSVVDVVNSEGLFLGTGHFQIGSISVRVFEYDQLADLDQAYWNERFARIVELRRTLGFIDNNETTIFRLCHAEGDGMPGLVIDMYHGTAIIQCHSIGMWLIREQIVEALKINLGDQLLAVYDKSAETLPYKADIEPENGYLHGEDNAIKKGFEYGIEFAIDWETGQKTGFFIDQRENRALLGKFSKDKKVLNTFCYSGGFSMYALKAGATEVHSLDSSKKAIELVEQNLQLLDSSLHAKHKSIVADAVKYIRDLGDTFDVIVLDPPAFAKHVKARHKAIQAYKRLNRRAMEQLQPGGILFTFSCSQVVTKDLFNGAILAAAIEANREVKILHQLHQPADHPINIYHPESEYLKGLVVQVN; via the coding sequence ATGAGCAATCGTTCTCAAATAATCTTAAAACGAAAAAAGGACCATTCTTTACTTCGTAAACATCCGTGGGTGTTTTCAGGAGCTATTCACTCTCCTACTGATCATTTAGAAGAAGGTAGTGTAGTTGATGTAGTCAACTCAGAAGGTCTGTTTTTAGGTACAGGTCATTTTCAAATCGGATCGATCAGTGTTCGCGTATTTGAATACGATCAACTTGCAGATTTAGATCAAGCCTATTGGAATGAACGATTTGCACGTATAGTAGAATTGAGAAGAACATTAGGTTTTATAGATAACAATGAAACAACCATTTTCCGTTTATGCCATGCCGAAGGAGACGGTATGCCCGGATTGGTGATCGATATGTATCATGGAACTGCAATTATTCAATGTCATTCTATTGGTATGTGGTTGATCCGCGAGCAGATAGTAGAAGCCTTGAAAATAAACCTCGGAGATCAACTACTTGCCGTTTATGACAAAAGCGCAGAAACACTTCCTTATAAAGCAGATATTGAACCTGAAAATGGATACTTGCATGGCGAAGATAATGCGATCAAAAAAGGGTTTGAATATGGTATTGAGTTCGCCATCGATTGGGAAACGGGTCAGAAAACCGGATTCTTTATCGATCAAAGAGAGAACCGTGCCTTGTTAGGTAAGTTCTCCAAAGACAAGAAAGTGTTAAATACCTTCTGTTACTCTGGTGGTTTCTCCATGTATGCTTTAAAAGCTGGAGCAACAGAAGTTCACTCCTTAGACAGCAGCAAAAAAGCCATTGAACTCGTTGAACAGAATTTGCAACTGTTAGACTCTTCACTTCATGCCAAGCATAAGTCTATCGTTGCGGATGCCGTAAAATACATCCGTGATCTTGGAGATACTTTTGATGTAATTGTCCTCGATCCGCCAGCATTTGCCAAACATGTAAAGGCAAGGCATAAAGCTATTCAAGCTTACAAACGCCTGAACAGACGAGCTATGGAACAACTTCAACCTGGAGGAATACTATTTACCTTTTCTTGCTCTCAAGTGGTGACCAAAGACTTATTCAACGGGGCAATTCTAGCTGCCGCAATTGAAGCCAATCGAGAAGTAAAGATCTTACATCAATTACACCAACCAGCGGATCACCCAATCAATATTTATCACCCTGAAAGTGAATATCTGAAAGGATTGGTTGTACAGGTGAATTAG
- a CDS encoding universal stress protein, which yields MSATTIIHPTDFSSCAKKALDHAIIFAKAYNCEILITHSIDNDRYTGFDQSGKTLLSKTEELIDQTEKALKELGKKVTEKGVKCSGQIYSGKLMSWLPQLIEENMPLFIVLGTTGAGTIGNKLFGSYASAVIDISKVPVLTVPVNSSFSNYQKLVFAEGLGDIEFKALRFMQDLTVKLNAELQVIHVTDEDAEGQSAILDQLENVKEADAGNNSRTSIKLIASKDYSAGIQGYINANSSDLIAIVRSNKNFFEKFLFGSLSDELIHYSNTPLLVFPA from the coding sequence ATGAGTGCTACGACCATTATTCACCCTACCGACTTCAGTTCATGTGCTAAGAAAGCCTTAGACCATGCAATTATTTTTGCTAAAGCTTACAACTGTGAAATACTAATAACCCATTCAATCGATAACGATAGGTATACTGGTTTTGATCAGTCGGGCAAAACACTTTTATCTAAAACTGAAGAGCTCATTGATCAAACAGAGAAAGCGCTCAAAGAATTAGGCAAAAAGGTTACTGAAAAAGGTGTAAAATGTAGTGGGCAAATCTACTCTGGAAAACTCATGTCCTGGTTACCACAACTCATCGAAGAAAACATGCCACTGTTCATAGTTTTGGGTACAACAGGTGCAGGAACTATTGGTAACAAGCTGTTTGGTAGCTATGCAAGCGCAGTAATTGACATTTCAAAAGTTCCTGTTTTAACCGTGCCCGTCAATTCTAGCTTTTCTAATTACCAAAAACTGGTCTTTGCCGAAGGATTAGGGGATATTGAGTTCAAAGCACTCAGATTCATGCAGGATTTAACGGTTAAACTCAATGCAGAACTACAGGTCATTCATGTAACCGATGAAGATGCCGAAGGTCAGTCTGCTATTCTAGATCAACTAGAAAATGTAAAAGAAGCGGATGCAGGCAATAACTCTAGGACCTCTATCAAACTGATTGCAAGTAAAGATTACTCTGCTGGAATTCAAGGTTATATCAACGCCAACTCTTCGGACTTAATCGCTATCGTGAGGTCTAACAAGAACTTCTTTGAAAAATTCTTGTTTGGAAGTTTGTCCGATGAATTGATTCATTATTCAAACACTCCTTTATTAGTCTTTCCCGCATAA